From the Nitratidesulfovibrio sp. genome, one window contains:
- a CDS encoding class II fumarate hydratase produces MGLVEVQQHRLWGAQTQRSLDNFRIGADRMPLAVVYGLTRIKKAAALVNRDLGLLPSPPPGQSGQRGLPHMAEAIARAADEVLAGLHDDHFPLSVWQTGSGTQTNMNVNEVLANRATQLLAEAAQGTTASGVQSAPAGQPPVQPPVHPPIHPPIQPPIHPNDHVNRCQSSNDAFPAAMHLAAALTLRDHLLPAVRHLRDALRAKATACADIVKIGRTHLQDAVPLTLGDEMSGWASQLDACLEGLDAAMPHLCRLALGGTAVGTGLNAHPAFAPRAIALLADMTGLPLTPAPNPFAALAAHDGLVLTSGALRALATALLKIANDVRWLASGPRCGIGELRLPENEPGSSIMPGKVNPTQCEALTMVAVQVMGLDVAVGMAGSQGNFELNVFKPLIIHNVLTSMRLLADGCRSFADHAVAGMQPDRAGIAAHVGRSLMLVTALAPVVGYDRAAQAAHLAHTRGITLREACLEMQLLDGAAFDAAVDPLRMARPHDRQEGQER; encoded by the coding sequence ATGGGCCTTGTGGAGGTGCAGCAGCACCGCCTGTGGGGCGCGCAAACCCAGCGTTCGCTGGACAATTTCCGCATCGGGGCCGACCGCATGCCCCTGGCCGTGGTGTACGGGCTTACGCGCATCAAGAAGGCCGCCGCGCTGGTCAACCGCGACCTGGGCCTGCTGCCGTCGCCCCCTCCCGGCCAGTCCGGTCAACGGGGCCTGCCGCATATGGCCGAGGCCATCGCCCGCGCCGCCGACGAGGTGCTGGCGGGCCTGCACGACGACCATTTTCCGCTCTCCGTCTGGCAGACCGGCAGCGGCACCCAGACCAACATGAACGTCAACGAGGTGCTGGCCAACCGGGCCACGCAACTGCTGGCGGAAGCGGCGCAGGGAACAACTGCGTCCGGCGTCCAGTCTGCGCCTGCCGGGCAGCCCCCCGTCCAGCCCCCCGTGCATCCCCCAATACATCCCCCAATCCAGCCCCCAATCCATCCCAATGACCACGTGAACCGTTGCCAGTCATCCAACGACGCCTTTCCGGCGGCCATGCACCTTGCCGCCGCGCTGACCCTGCGCGACCACCTGCTGCCCGCCGTGCGCCACCTGCGCGATGCGCTGCGGGCCAAGGCCACCGCCTGCGCCGACATCGTGAAAATAGGCCGCACCCACTTGCAGGACGCCGTGCCCCTGACCTTGGGCGACGAAATGTCCGGCTGGGCGTCCCAACTGGACGCCTGTCTGGAAGGGCTGGACGCGGCCATGCCCCACCTGTGCCGTCTGGCCCTTGGCGGCACCGCCGTGGGCACCGGCCTGAACGCGCACCCCGCCTTTGCCCCGCGCGCCATCGCCCTTCTGGCCGACATGACCGGCCTGCCGCTTACGCCCGCGCCCAACCCCTTTGCCGCGCTGGCCGCCCACGACGGGCTGGTGCTGACCAGCGGCGCGCTGCGCGCGCTGGCCACGGCCCTGCTGAAGATCGCCAACGACGTGCGCTGGCTGGCGTCCGGCCCGCGCTGCGGCATCGGTGAACTGCGCCTGCCGGAAAACGAGCCCGGCTCGTCCATCATGCCCGGCAAGGTCAACCCCACCCAGTGCGAGGCCCTGACCATGGTGGCCGTGCAGGTCATGGGGCTGGACGTGGCCGTGGGCATGGCCGGGTCGCAGGGCAACTTCGAGCTGAACGTGTTCAAGCCGCTGATCATCCATAACGTGCTCACGTCCATGCGCCTGCTGGCGGACGGGTGCCGCTCGTTCGCGGACCATGCCGTGGCGGGCATGCAGCCCGACCGGGCGGGCATTGCCGCGCACGTGGGCCGTTCGCTGATGCTGGTCACCGCCCTTGCGCCGGTTGTGGGCTACGACCGGGCCGCGCAGGCGGCGCATCTTGCCCACACGCGGGGCATCACCCTGCGCGAGGCCTGCCTGGAAATGCAGTTGCTGGACGGAGCGGCATTTGACGCGGCGGTGGACCCGTTGCGCATGGCCAGGCCGCATGACCGGCAAGAAGGGCAGGAACGGTAA
- a CDS encoding glycosyltransferase → MRTVSVTLVTYTYDDHELVRGLLSSVTGWTAMPSAIVVIDDGSAHPFALDLPEEVTERLPDIEVVRVPENRGNTHARALGAARATTRFILSVDADIRFPAHWLAVCLPAAARPGVGMAGTAIRPRTGDDLLSRYLELTYTLNRGASGSVPFLPGGAWLARRDAFEAVGGFSGYEERYGQDAYLSRRLRDNGYLLWAVDGVEAFEVRRIGRLQMVRRGWRWQGHHMKAALDEGRPLDEVLNVVLYSMRERMLRSRAADPRLLYFDLLYALHALLDTVAHAAGRAGGEGARAALRHAAAAFLAPWPQLGSALCADLTELGHAPLPTDLAAAPPFDLAAALSFAVGNDELAAVCGGLGEVLG, encoded by the coding sequence ATGCGCACGGTTTCCGTCACCCTGGTCACCTATACCTACGACGACCACGAACTGGTCCGGGGGCTGCTGTCGTCCGTCACCGGCTGGACGGCCATGCCTTCCGCCATCGTGGTCATCGACGACGGCTCGGCGCACCCCTTCGCGCTGGACCTGCCGGAAGAGGTGACCGAGCGCCTGCCCGACATAGAGGTGGTGCGCGTGCCGGAAAACCGGGGCAATACCCACGCCCGCGCGCTGGGGGCGGCCCGCGCCACCACCCGGTTCATTCTTTCGGTGGATGCGGACATCCGTTTTCCCGCGCACTGGCTGGCAGTGTGCCTGCCCGCGGCGGCCCGGCCCGGCGTGGGCATGGCGGGCACGGCCATCCGCCCCCGCACCGGCGACGACCTGCTCTCGCGCTACCTGGAACTGACCTATACCCTCAACCGGGGGGCGTCCGGTTCCGTGCCGTTCCTGCCCGGCGGGGCCTGGCTGGCCCGGCGCGATGCCTTCGAGGCCGTGGGCGGCTTTTCCGGCTACGAGGAACGTTACGGCCAGGACGCCTACCTTTCGCGCCGCCTGCGCGACAACGGCTATCTGCTGTGGGCCGTGGACGGGGTGGAGGCCTTCGAGGTGCGGCGCATCGGGCGGTTGCAGATGGTGCGCCGGGGCTGGCGCTGGCAGGGCCACCACATGAAGGCCGCACTGGACGAGGGCCGCCCGCTGGACGAGGTGCTGAACGTGGTGCTGTACTCCATGCGCGAGCGCATGCTGCGCTCGCGCGCGGCAGACCCGCGCCTGCTCTATTTCGACCTGCTGTATGCCCTGCACGCCCTGCTCGATACCGTGGCCCACGCGGCGGGCCGAGCGGGGGGCGAGGGCGCGCGCGCCGCGTTGCGCCATGCGGCGGCGGCCTTTCTGGCCCCGTGGCCGCAACTGGGCTCGGCCCTGTGCGCCGACCTGACGGAACTGGGGCATGCCCCGCTGCCCACCGACCTTGCCGCCGCGCCCCCCTTCGATCTTGCCGCCGCACTGTCCTTTGCCGTGGGCAACGACGAACTGGCGGCCGTGTGCGGCGGCCTGGGCGAAGTGCTGGGCTGA
- a CDS encoding pesticin C-terminus-like muramidase, which yields MSDGKGGNGVLAVPDKPEDINRITADTLHKLEGNVLYAYIPMKDGKPMDKSSATIGAGVDLGQWRAEKLQEIGVRDDVIKAVSPLLGKNATQAKQEMENLKGKGMVVRLTPEQASHLNEKMFTHFNDKAQQQYNTAPHNTDAQGKPVRKFEELPKEMQATITSVLYQHGSTEKFPKFWEHSTKGDWKGAIKELRNFSSNPDYKYHPRRNTEADLMQQGLDRLRQ from the coding sequence GTGTCCGACGGCAAAGGCGGCAACGGCGTTCTGGCCGTCCCCGACAAGCCGGAGGACATCAACCGGATCACGGCGGACACGCTGCACAAGCTGGAAGGCAATGTCCTGTACGCCTACATCCCCATGAAGGACGGCAAGCCCATGGACAAGAGCAGCGCTACCATCGGGGCGGGGGTCGACCTGGGGCAATGGAGAGCGGAAAAATTGCAGGAAATCGGTGTGCGTGACGACGTAATCAAGGCTGTTAGTCCTCTGCTTGGCAAAAATGCCACGCAGGCGAAACAGGAAATGGAAAATCTTAAAGGAAAAGGCATGGTTGTTAGGCTCACCCCCGAGCAGGCCAGCCACCTCAACGAGAAGATGTTCACCCATTTCAACGACAAGGCGCAACAGCAGTACAACACCGCCCCGCACAACACCGACGCCCAGGGAAAACCTGTCCGCAAGTTCGAAGAATTGCCCAAGGAAATGCAGGCCACCATCACCTCCGTGCTCTACCAGCACGGCAGCACGGAGAAATTTCCCAAATTCTGGGAGCACTCCACCAAGGGCGACTGGAAAGGGGCCATCAAGGAATTGCGCAACTTCAGTTCCAACCCGGACTACAAGTACCACCCCCGCCGCAACACGGAGGCCGACCTCATGCAACAGGGCCTGGACAGGCTGCGCCAATGA